Proteins found in one Aethina tumida isolate Nest 87 chromosome 1, icAetTumi1.1, whole genome shotgun sequence genomic segment:
- the LOC109598670 gene encoding mediator of RNA polymerase II transcription subunit 13 isoform X1 produces the protein MTHPNFQTNGASLEDCHTNFFALTELSGIKWRKLVWSEGGAGGTHGHGAPGSAGHGLGPPNEPLDDPVLRSYARCLAADILCVWRRVSTPRPTDGFELAPPPPAQPPPLSLAASKELWIFWYGEEPDLGDLVAPELNIPDSEQGSWENGLSYECRSLLFKALHNLIERCLLSRDFIRLGKWFVQPCEGPSRRSQEMGGSTHLSFSFTFFVHGERSVCASVDVRQHPPVRRLSRTHMLQANSSTSGLKVILAPFGLAGTLTGQSFKSPEVCSRLLEDWSQFYPLDKSSSLTDSSVVEVVVDGVKMRYPSCYVLVTDLDDNVNSTILNNAGLGGSSPIERGMKNGTNSPVMIQTPPPSPIQISSKVPQPGPYSVSVEHLASMSREATAATVLPERAWQECVTGGAQSSVVQTAPVPPTAASTPGGGVTTTNPPHTGGNPAPTEFTGNWDFVDPSRRATCTCSKHRKTVPCPALLSTSAATLPMSSKWRDSATLGGKGPRGLGSGSGRVPFHRRSPAPPPVAAPPAPSPTMDRFTGSYTPQGGPPSYPRTQESMAIPSVGSPASVAPSPLPNPNSQPASVPPIDHAMPTLSPHAPVTCTSPADKTHTPDEPPKSIDSPRTNSPAGTADIKEEVSANVASVPTLKRPILSSREYEVMLCEEEETLEMLYDYSTLNAWLNHPVKKFKPDTRENMRNRLGKTDLYSYHNSLSSNFSNDISGMKNSQVTIKQEIKQENMSMDTEQMVQGQPPHPHGVKRPGDPYEFDEEGGGPNCNMDGFKRGQVPIKEEPKDKKGAAENLFTSEGIQPSIKDLDQIFDNSDDTSSDEAMQTQTPPGSTPVNHHDDGKRLSGYGNCQNMGIVRAEELIKMFPTPPSLEHNPIASPCGQTDLIMSTFESELGIIKIKQEIYPNMGSPQEENIEDWSYVYKAPQVYRIVGSSKYAPLTNLPSQSLPPVTTPSQCIYKPSWMQHHAEKTAASQQQQQTGSSNATGSQPGGGTAPHTPGSAVPQNQPPTPLQPGTNVFEYPKFMFYFVTNRSLIVGTPSAPNPFPPSPSIHGAPTQGSGGGSFRLPPPPYEMPSPTTSTASSYLNKNLNSVEAAPTPTATHRTPEASSLVLNILLTDTAFNIFRDHNFDSCTLCVCDAAGKVVGNIRGADSGIYLLNSTADKMHAAARSTSPFGHGHGMGQQPPPYGSMLSPQHHHGGDEDPIRCSCGFSAVVNRQLAHGSGLFYEDEMEITGIAEDPGEKKKPSLLSFLMNNNSIKMDASSLDREQLDNIPHSLLELVREQCVIVPNSANSLYRAARYVRTKVGVYSNTINMLEFSDSNEVTSIALEQSRHAMDAMGMSKIEDTGHKSKSRSVGVHRWPYLRASGPQCNQDIVRVMKSLQPLLQEAIQKKCQTRLWEAPSAVKGPLTWRQFHRLAGRGTDDRCEPQPIPSVIVGHDKDWLSLSPYALQHWETLLLEPYSYARDVAYVVVAPDNDAILPRVRTFFKELSTAYEMCKLGRHSPITKVLRDGILRVGKTAKSKIGNEPVEEWFTLLGEGETSDMLKLYAQVCKHHLAPHLQQVPMDKTLLDPPKEIDDKPTPSPMPPPNTPDNSGTSQSINPDRAPSTPKSEMDEQQSTKDSTPTTNVPETSHDDDDRETPSIVVYLVEPFTFGSDQPELQRLACLALLRCFQSVSSSLPENVRNNITVQIISLESIVELNKSRDQIRHSDHMRALALNIFSQCRRLLVHSNNVKSLTGFGTAAMADLFLKNKDEKNRAAFKMYTPPYILAPMREKVEAAEAFGKGALDQGAVLYLSYCLSEDQSWLLAVATDERGEIFETITINIDIPNRSRRKKASARRIGLEKLMNFILGVMSQSVRPWRLVVGRLGRIGHGELKGWSWLLSKQNLLKASKNLKEICNQCSIMYPNSVPCILSACLVSMEPDSALRLMPDQFTPDERFSQMSVNSQLQTPQDVSCTHILVFPTSATTQSSQTAFQETHITAEMDDYEILRALNDDDMPDGIDGMNEFLGNDIFWGGQSPTGEDRREEGGPGSPTCGPSSGRQGSPFAGGPNSKGVEPLEEVGTVLQQPLALGYLVSTAPTGRMPRWFWSACPHLEGNCPAFLKNALHLHSPNVQQNSDDPFQQSATVTSHQLDSQFTTDVLRYVLEGYNALSWLALDSNTKDRLSCLPVHMQVLVQLYHTAAALL, from the exons ATAGCGAACAGGGATCGTGGGAGAACGGTTTATCGTACGAGTGTCGTTCGTTGCTGTTCAAGGCGTTGCATAACCTGATAGAGCGATGCCTGCTATCACGCGACTTCATCCGTCTGGGCAAGTGGTTTGTACAGCCGTGCGAGGGACCCTCAAGACGTTCGCAAGAGATGGGAGGCTCCACCCATCTGTCGTTCTCGTTCACGTTCTTCGTGCACGGCGAACGGTCGGTCTGCGCAAGCGTGGACGTCAGACAGCATCCGCCGGTGAGGAGGTTGTCCCGCACCCACATGTTGCAAGCGAATTCTTCCACTTCCGGACTCAAAG tAATTTTGGCGCCGTTTGGTTTGGCTGGAACCTTAACTGGTCAAAGTTTCAAGTCGCCAGAAGTGTGTTCCCGTCTCTTGGAAGATTGGAGTCAATTTTATCCGTTGGACAAGTCCAGCAGTTTGACCGACAGCAGCGTCGTTGAGGTTGTGGTTGATGGCGTCAAGATGCGCTACCCTTCATGCTATGTACTGGTCACCGATTTGGACGACAACGTCAACAGTACTATCCTCAACAATGCTGGACTTGGAGGCAGTTCACCGATTGAACGTGGAATGAAAAATGGAACCA ATTCGCCAGTTATGATTCAAACGCCGCCTCCCTCGCCCATCCAGATCAGCAGCAAGGTGCCACAACCCGGTCCCTATTCAGTCTCGGTAGAACACCTGGCGTCGATGTCGCGCGAAGCTACGGCGGCGACGGTACTACCGGAACGGGCGTGGCAAGAATGCGTCACGGGAGGAGCCCAATCCAGCGTAGTGCAGACCGCTCCTGTACCCCCGACAGCCGCATCCACCCCAGGGGGAGGAGTTACGACGACGAACCCGCCCCATACTGGTGGGAATCCGGCGCCGACGGAGTTCACCGGCAACTGGGACTTTGTGGATCCGTCCCGACGGGCTACATGCACGTGTTCCAA GCACAGAAAGACGGTCCCATGTCCGGCGCTTCTATCGACCAGTGCGGCGACATTGCCTATGTCCAGCAAATGGCGCGACTCCGCAACGCTAGGCGGCAAGGGCCCCAGGGGCTTGGGATCGGGGAGCGGCCGGGTACCCTTCCACAGACGCTCCCCGGCGCCTCCCCCAGTCGCGGCGCCGCCCGCCCCATCGCCCACGATGGACAG atttacTGGATCATACACACCGCAGGGCGGGCCACCCTCTTATCCGCGAACCCAAGAATCCATGGCAATACCGTCAGTCGGCAGTCCCGCATCAGTAGCACCATCTCCGCTGCCCAATCCGAACTCGCAGCCGGCTTCGGTGCCGCCAATCGACCACGCAATGCCAACGCTCAGTCCTCACGCACCGGTTACGTGCACTTCACCAGCAGACAAGACTCATACGCCAGATGAGCCGCCTAAGAGCATAGACAGCCCGAGGACCAACAGTCCAGCCGGTACGGCTGATATCAAGGAAGAAGTTTCAGCTAACGTTGCCAGTGTTCCGACTCTCAAGAGACCGATACTGAGCAGCCGGGAGTACGAGGTGATGCTGTGTGAAGAGGAGGAAACCCTCGAAATGCTCTACGACTATTCCACTCTCAATGCATG GTTGAACCATCCCGTAAAGAAATTCAAACCTGACACTAGAGAGAACATGCGAAATCGTCTGGGGAAAACGGATCTCTACTCGTATCACAATTCTTTGTCGTCGAATTTTAGCAACGACATATCGGGCATGAAAAATTCTCAAGTCACCATCAAGCAAGAGATTAAGCAAGAAAACATGAGC ATGGATACGGAACAAATGGTGCAAGGTCAACCGCCACATCCGCACGGTGTTAAACGACCCGGCGACCCTTACGAATTTGACGAAGAGGGTGGAGGTCCCAACTGCAACATGGACGGATTCAAGAGAGGGCAAGTGCCTATAAAAGAAGAACCGAAAGACAAGAAAGGCGCCGCCGAAAATCTGTTCACTAGTGAAGGCATTCAACCTTCCATCAAAGACTTAGATCAAATATTCGACAATTCGGACGACACCAGCAGTGACGAAGCA atGCAAACGCAAACACCGCCCGGTTCTACGCCTGTAAATCACCACGACGACGGTAAACGATTGTCTGGTTATGGAAACTGTCAAAACATGGGCATTGTGCGGGCGGAAGagcttattaaaatgtttccgACGCCACCCAGTTTGGAGCACAATCCTATCGCTTCGCCCTGTGGCCAGACTGATCTCATTATGTCCACCTTCGAATCTGAACTGGGCATTATCAAGATCAAACAGGAGATTTATCCCAATATGGGCAGTCCACAAGAAGAAAATATCG AAGATTGGAGTTACGTGTACAAAGCGCCTCAAGTATATCGTATCGTGGGCTCCAGTAAATACGCACCTCTGACCAACTTGCCGAGTCAGTCGTTGCCGCCAGTCACTACACCGTCGCAATGCATCTATAAGCCCTCCTGGATGCAACATCACGCCGAAAAAACGGCTGCGTCGCAACAGCAGCAGCAGACCGGCTCGTCGAACGCCACTGGCAGTCAACCAGGCGGCGGCACCGCTCCTCACACACCCGGAAGCGCCGTCCCTCAAAACCAGCCACCGACGCCACTCCAACCAGGTACGAACGTATTCGAATATCCAAAATTTATGTTCTATTTCGTTACTAATCGTTCATTGATAGTAGGAACTCCGTCTGCGCCGAATCCATTCCCGCCCAGTCCCTCGATCCATGGCGCACCAACACAGGGCAGTGGAGGCGGCTCGTTCCGCCTTCCCCCACCGCCTTACGAGATGCCATCACCCACCACCTCCACGGCCAGCTCGTACTTGAACAAGAATCTGAACAGTGTGGAAGCGGCGCCCACGCCGACCGCCACTCACCGCACGCCGGAGGCCAGTTCTCTGGTTCTCAACATTCTTCTCACCGACACCGCATTCAACATCTTCCGCGACCACAATTTCGACAGTTGCACGCTTTGCGTCTGTGACGCCGCCGGAAAAGTGGTCGGCAATATTCGCGGAGCGGACTCGGGGATTTATCTTCTGAACTCGACTGCCGACAAGATGCATGCTGCGGCGCGATCGACCAGTCCCTTTGGACACGGTCACGGGATGGGCCAGCAACCGCCGCCCTACGGTAGCATGTTGTCGCCGCAACACCATCACGGCGGTGACGAAGATCCCATTCGATGTAGCTGTGGTTTCTCGGCTGTCGTTAATCGACAATTGGCTCACGGTAGTGGCTTGTTTTACGAAGACGAAATGGAAATTACTG GAATCGCCGAAGACCCAGGTGAGAAAAAGAAGCCGTCTTTGCTGTCCTTCCTCATGAACAATAATTCGATCAAGATGGACGCGAGTTCACTAGACCGAGAACAATTAGATAACATACCGCACAGTCTGTTGGAACTTGTCCGGGAACAGTGTGTTATCGTACCGAATTCTGCTAATTCTTTATACAGGGCGGCAAGATACGTACGAACGAAAGTCGGTGTCTACAGCAACACTATAAATATGCTAGAGTTCTCAGATAGTAATGAGGTGACATCGATAGCTCTCGAACAAAGCCGACACGCCATGGACGCGATGGGAATGAGCAAGATCGAGGATACCGGTCATAAGTCGAAGAGTCGTAGTGTTGGCGTGCATAGATGGCCATATCTTAGAGCGTCCGGACCACAGTGCAACCAAGACATCGTCCGCGTTATGAAATCGTTGCAGCCTTTGCTACAAGAGGCGATTCAAAAGAAATGTCAAACTAGATTGTGGGAGGCCCCGTCCGCAGTTAAAGGTCCACTTACGTGGCGACAGTTCCACCGTTTGGCCGGTCGCGGTACCGACGATCGATGCGAGCCACAACCCATACCCTCTGTGATCGTCGGCCACGACAAAGACTGGCTGTCACTGTCTCCCTATGCGCTCCAACACTGGGAGACACTTCTGTTAGAACCGTATTCTTATGCCAGAGACGTGGCTTATGTTGTGGTTGCACCTGACAACGATGCAATTTTACCGAGAGTTCGAACATTCTTCAAAGAGTTGAGCACCGCATACGAGATGTGCAAACTCGGCCGCCACAGTCCCATCACGAAAGTTTTGAGGGATGGCATTTTGAGAGTTGGCAAGACCGCCAAATCAAAAATTGGAAACGAACCAGTTGAAGAATGGTTTACGTTGTTGGGCGAAGGAGAGACCAGTgacatgttaaaattatatgctcag GTTTGCAAACATCATCTTGCGCCGCATTTACAACAAGTACCGATGGATAAAACTCTCCTCGACCCACCGAAGGAAATTGACGATAAGCCTACGCCTAGTCCAATGCCACCTCCGAACACTCCAGACAATAGTGGTACGTCCCAATCCATTAATCCTGACAGAGCCCCATCGACACCAAAAAGTGAAATGG ATGAACAACAATCGACAAAGGACTCAACACCAACCACGAACGTGCCTGAAACTTCTCATGATGACGACGATAGAGAAACGCCTTCTATTGTAGTTTATTTGGTGGAACCTTTCACCTTTGGTTCCGACCAGCCCGAACTACAGAGACTCGCCTGTCTTGCTTTGCTCAGATGTTTCCAATCTGTGTCGTCGTCTTTACCCGAGAATGTTCGTAACAACATTACTGTGCAG ATTATATCGTTGGAGAGTATAGTGGAATTGAATAAGTCAAGAGATCAGATTAGACACAGCGATCACATGCGTGCGCtagctttaaatattttctcacAGTGCAGACGATTGTTGGTGCATTCGAACAACGTGAAATCTCTTACCGGATTCGGGACGGCAGCCATGGCGGATCTTTTCCTCAAAAACAAAGAt gaaAAGAATCGTGCCGCATTCAAGATGTACACGCCTCCATACATTCTCGCACCAATGCGGGAAAAGGTGGAGGCAGCCGAAGCGTTCGGTAAAGGAGCGCTGGATCAAGGCGCCGTCTTATACTTAAGCTACTGTTTATCTGAAGATCAGAGCTGGCTTTTGGCCGTGGCGACCGACGAACGGGGCGAAATATTCGAAACCATAACCATCAACATCGACATCCCGAACAGAAGCAGAAGGAAAAAGGCTTCAGCCAGAAGAATAGGCCTTGAGAAGTTAATGAACTTCATATTGGGAGTGATGTCGCAGAGCGTCAGGCCGTGGCGATTGGTCGTAGGCAGGTTAGGCAGAATAGGTCACGGTGAACTGAAGGGTTGGAGTTGGTTGTTGAGTAAGCAAAATCTACTGAAGGCTTCCAAGAACCTGAAGGAGATATGCAACCAGTGTTCTATCATGTATCCCAACTCAGTTCCTTGCATACTAAGTGCTTGTTTAGTAAGCATGGAACCAGATTCTGCCTTGAGGCTCATGCCTGACCAATTTACACCAGATGAAAG GTTCAGTCAAATGTCGGTGAACTCCCAACTGCAAACACCGCAAGATGTAAGTTGCACCCATATCTTGGTGTTCCCGACTAGCGCGACGACCCAATCGTCGCAGACGGCCTTCCAAGAGACGCATATCACGGCAGAAATGGACGATTACGAGATACTGAGGGCGCTGAACGATGACGACATGCCCGACGGCATCGATGGCATGAACGAGTTCCTCGGTAACGATATCTTCTGGGGCGGTCAAAGTCCTACTGGTGAAGATCGCCGCGAAGAAGGTGGCCCAG GAAGTCCGACTTGCGGTCCCAGTAGTGGCCGTCAAGGGTCACCGTTCGCGGGCGGACCGAATTCTAAAGGAGTGGAACCACTGGAGGAGGTCGGCACCGTGCTCCAACAGCCATTGGCCCTTGGTTATCTCGTCTCGACCGCCCCCACCGGTCGCATGCCGAGATGGTTCTGGTCGGCGTGCCCGCACCTGGAGGGTAACTGCCCCGCTTTCCTGAAGAACGCGCTCCACCTGCACAGTCCGAACGTGCAACAGAACTCGGACGATCCGTTTCAGCAGTCCGCGACGGTCACGTCACATCAACTGGATTCGCAGTTCACCACCGATGTTTTAAG atacGTTCTGGAGGGTTACAATGCGCTCTCTTGGTTGGCGCTCGATTCGAATACGAAAGACCGTTTGTCATGTCTGCCCGTTCACATGCAGGTGCTCGTACAGCTCTACCACACGGCGGCCGCTCTCTTGTAA